From Salvia splendens isolate huo1 chromosome 16, SspV2, whole genome shotgun sequence, a single genomic window includes:
- the LOC121772489 gene encoding mini zinc finger protein 2-like, whose product MKKRQVVYKRGGDHHNSSNSPNSSYAVRTVRYAECQKNHAANVGGYAVDGCREFMPCGEEGSGGALTCAACGCHRNFHRREVEGEVAACDGSSSPTSSTNM is encoded by the coding sequence ATGAAGAAGAGGCAAGTGGTCTACAAGAGAGGAGGCGATCACCACAACTCCAGCAACTCCCCGAACTCGTCGTACGCGGTGAGGACGGTGAGGTACGCCGAGTGCCAGAAGAACCACGCGGCCAACGTGGGGGGATACGCGGTGGACGGATGCAGGGAGTTCATGCCGTGTGGGGAGGAAGGGTCCGGAGGGGCCCTCACGTGCGCGGCCTGTGGCTGCCACCGCAACTTCCACCGCcgcgaggttgagggggaggtGGCCGCCTGCGACGGCTCCTCCTCCCCGACCTCCTCCACCAACATGTAG